The Thermostichus vulcanus str. 'Rupite' genome segment AGTTTATCAAGGAGGCTTTAGTTCGGCTCCTGCCTGGTTAGACTATGTATTTATTCTTACCGATACTTACGGCTATCCCATGCGTCAATTGTCGTAACTCGCTCGTTAGAAGCGCTGCTTTTGGGATAAGCCAATCTGCTGACCCCCACCTGTTTCTACTTCTGAGGCTGACAAGAGCGATCGGAATGGAGACATGGCATTCTCAGGTCTCCTAATCTATCCATGATTTTATCTGTTCCCGCCTGCTCGCGTATTTTGAAGCTTCCTGAATTTACGAGGCGGCCACCAGCACATCATCGGGATCCGAGTATTGAATGCCTTCAGGGATCCCTGCCGCATCTGGCGACCACATCCACAAGCGGTGCAAAATCCGGTCTCCAACCGACTGGGCCACATAGGGATCCCGTCCATGTAAAACGCGGTAGTTATCTACAAATAAGGCATCTCACAACCGCACGGTCATAACCCGAAGAAATCCGGGCCGGATCCCTCATAGCTGGGGTTAACCCGCAAATTTAATTGGGGACAGATGATTTCGCAGGTGCGGCACTGAATGCAATTTTCTAAAGACATGGCATGGGAACGGATCCCGTGCTGTTCTCGGATGTGGTGAACTTCTGCGGTGCAGTCAGAAATGCAGGGGGTAGGGCGATTGAGTTTGTCGTAAGTGGCGATGCACCGACGACAGGTTTCGGCACTGAACTCGACAATATGATGGTTGCCTTCGTGATAACGGGGTTCGGCAAAAAAGACCGCATCAGGCCGAGAGAAATAGCCGTACACGGACTCGGGTTGAGGCACAGAAACGGCGGTGGGGGCAACAAAATCCGCCTGAATAGCGGCATGGGGAGCAATGTATCCCTGAGGTGGGGGTGCGCTGGTGCTAACTCGTCCGGTAAGAAGGGTATAAGCGCGCAGGGTTTCTCGGCCCCGGCGAACCGGGTCTTGCAGGCCAAATTGCAGGGATCCCAACCAAGGATGGCCAGCATCGACGCTGCTGCACACTTTGGGTAGGTACTCTTCCAACAGGCGGGAGTTTTCCAGGAAAGCTTCCCGGAAGTAGCGGCTGCGGTACAGATCTTGCCCCACCGAGCTTTGCATCACTTCTTGTTGATAGGCCTCTTGAATGTGCAGATTGCCTTTCAAAAAGCCATCGTGAATTAAGCCCGCCGCCACATAGCCGGTTTCCATGGCCTTATCGACCCCGGCCAGGCTGCCCACATCCAGCACCCCGAGCGCATCCCCCAACAACAGGGATCCCTCCACACCAAAGCGGGTGGGCAGACTGTAGTAGCCTCCCTCTGGAATCACGGCAGCCCCGTACTTGAGCAACTTGCCCCCCTCCAGCAAAGATTGGATCCAAGGATGGCCTTTGAACTCCTGGAGACG includes the following:
- a CDS encoding 4Fe-4S dicluster domain-containing protein, producing MSEAIRYDLLLVGGSSSNLILAHRLLDLAKLSGLKISIAILEKARQFGGHIVSGAICNPQVICKLFPDFESQGFPTEGRVEVNHLSVLGSEQRWDLPEAVIPQGFRKQGQVILTLSHVIRWLAEQLQEKAKGIPNVTLDLFPGFAAHEILYDGERVIGVRASDSGQIYEDCIFADLTCFGDKGFISKDLIEKFQLRPNPQLWSVGVKEVWQIPGSLQGQVWHTLGYPVLDGSFSGGFVYGLKDNRLALGLIIGLDSKNPNLNPQQRLQEFKGHPWIQSLLEGGKLLKYGAAVIPEGGYYSLPTRFGVEGSLLLGDALGVLDVGSLAGVDKAMETGYVAAGLIHDGFLKGNLHIQEAYQQEVMQSSVGQDLYRSRYFREAFLENSRLLEEYLPKVCSSVDAGHPWLGSLQFGLQDPVRRGRETLRAYTLLTGRVSTSAPPPQGYIAPHAAIQADFVAPTAVSVPQPESVYGYFSRPDAVFFAEPRYHEGNHHIVEFSAETCRRCIATYDKLNRPTPCISDCTAEVHHIREQHGIRSHAMSLENCIQCRTCEIICPQLNLRVNPSYEGSGPDFFGL